One genomic window of Podarcis muralis chromosome 9, rPodMur119.hap1.1, whole genome shotgun sequence includes the following:
- the ALPK1 gene encoding alpha-protein kinase 1: protein MDNQRTMAALLQECKQMLDQISPEVQDQSKRDESRHQQYRALLPDDLRTLIEEAKEMKWPFVPEKWQYKQAVDLEDKTNLKDVINARLHELLVCLKASITSRDYVTAAAIVFLIDRFLYWVDGSSQLLRIAKRLHELQPTTPIAPQLVIRQARVSVNSGKLLKAEYILSSLINDNGATGVWKYSKESDRILVQSVCVQIRGQILQKLGMWYEAAELIWASILGYFTLPQPDKKGIATSLGILADIFVSMSENDYNRFKDNYQFHLNLLKEFDHRLLSAAEACKLAAAFSQFTPLFVLTAVNIRGMCLLSYSHSSECPSAKQKFYLSEAKESFEIGLLSKKDKEPVTSKQELYSFIKAAFCLTKVHQRLYGESERLSQVNKLCQEALQKLYAYSHLPHTEEQDKEQLAKDIMCLVMLVKEHLNVQDFCNSDAKSYIPDSYKTGVEKSIVNGELSFKKVLEMYSQHHAAVCEVYGSVCHSYKMKSGSQTGACITALKTETKNMDTMCTTEERSHHEKDSAKISLSQKGRKNREGFKEQMRQKLFHATALDEEVECIPSERHTGGISSNSHNRSESSSSLRSWSKFSKSSSFTSWEEIDCNENELPQDKVQKQKATGGKEQECSAALTEDAEKNCQKPDPCVLFSRTNQLSLQEPQNDCCGSLTHPNQNNIVRIHRVTESYPNLREEHVEEAENALKQPLQETSSTNPQNSNDLLSPTSEQDPIIPSSLMDSRSKDSSAISNHNLCSIGKGSTENIIESISRHGWPFVDPEGETVDTTEDAQMNSHLPDARRTPASINSSMPKPERDRFVQNWINKSNSAVPPESSTGVSEIDPQAETTEDCEFASECGKKSAGHLSDVCIARDQPHHSSGATNSPLGAKNQPLVNQSSDCATTEEDDGEKLRNMLSSSHSSSSPLKSWYKAAHFSSSFSESGSPSFLNSSSSSFVFLERAKEETLQARVLSDDDYGRLLSGVDHAWLMERMKNTGLFKPNLFGKAHSALLLKFSKKSGLWTAQETAVYIGDYLSVAKKGRQRNAFWIHFLHQEETLGRYVGKEYKDEKELLHHFSDVERQMTAQYYVTEFNKRLYEQKIPTQIFYIPSAVLLVLEGKSIQGCVSVEPYILGEFVKLSNNTKVVKLEYKATEYGLAYGHFCYEFSQGRDVVVDLQGWVTGNGKGLIYLTDPQIHSLSRKEASCLTNFGKKGICYFFNNQHTECNEICRRLSLTRPSVETLRKEISSHF from the exons GTTTGTCTGAAAGCCTCCATTACCAGCAGGGACTATGTGACAGCAGCTGCTATTGTGTTCCTGATTGACCGGTTCTTATATTGGGTTGATGGCTCCAGCCAGCTCCTTCGGATTGCCAAAAGGCTGCACGAGCTCCAACCTACAACACCAATTGCCCCTCAGCTGGTGATTCGCCAAGCTCGCGTCTCTGTAAATTCAG GTAAACTGTTAAAGGCCGAATATATCCTTAGCAGTCTTATTAATGACAATGGAGCAACAG GTGTGTGGAAGTACTCAAAAGAAAGTGACAGGATCCTTGTTCAGTCTGTCTGTGTACAGATTAGAGGACAGATTCTGCAAAAGCTGG GGATGTGGTATGAAGCAGCAGAGCTGATTTGGGCCTCAATTTTAGGTTATTTCACACTTCCCCAGCCAGATAAAAAG GGAATTGCTACATCGTTGGGTATCTTGGCTGACATCTTTGTATCGATGAGTGAAAACGATTACAACCGGTTTAAAGACAACTATCAGTTTCACCTG AATCTTCTGAAAGAGTTTGACCACCGTTTACTTTCAGCTGCTGAAGCGTGCAAGTTAGCAGCGGCCTTCAGCCAGTTCACACCACTGTTTGTGCTCACAGCAGTC AATATCCGTGGAATGTGCTTGCTGTCTTACAGCCATTCAAGCGAATGCCCTTCCGCAAAGCAGAAGTTTTATTTGTCCGAAGCAAAGGAGTCCTTTGAAATTGGTCTCCTTAGTAAGAAGGACAAAGAACCAGTCACCAGCAAACAGGAGCTCTACAGTTTTATCAAGGCAGCTTTCTGCCTTACAAAAGTGCACCAGAGGCTCTACGGTGAGAGCGAGAGACTTAGTCAAGTGAATAAGTTGTGCCAGGAAGCCTTACAGAAGCTGTATGCTTATAGCCATTTACCGCATACTGAAGAGCAGGACAAAGAGCAGCTTGCCAAGGATATCATGTGCCTTGTCATGTTAGTTAAAGAGCACTTAAATGTGCAGGATTTCTGTAACTCAGATGCCAAGTCCTACATTCCAGATAGCTACAAAACTGGTGTTGAAAAGTCAATTGTGAACGGTGAATTGAGCTTCAAGAAAGTCCTTGAAATGTATTCCCAGCATCATGCAGCAGTCTGTGAAGTTTATGGAAGTGTTTGCCACAGCTACAAGATGAAATCAGGAAGCCAAACAGGAGCCTGTATAACAGCTTTGAAAACGGAAACCAAAAATATGGACACCATGTGTACCACTGAAGAAAGATCACATCATGAGAAAGACTCTGCAAAGATCTCGCTTTcacaaaaaggaaggaaaaatcgTGAGGGTTTTAAGGAGCAGATGCGACAGAAATTATTCCATGCCACTGCCCTTGATGAAGAGGTAGAGTGCATTCCTTCAGAAAGACACACTGGTGGTATTTCAAGTAATTCTCATAACAGGAGTGAAAGTTCCAGTTCATTGAGATCTTGGAGCAAATTCTCCAAATCGAGTTCCTTTACTAGTTGGGAGGAGATTGACTGCAATGAAAATGAACTGCCCCAAGATAAGGTACAGAAACAAAAGGCTACTGGAGGTAAGGAGCAAGAATGTTCTGCAGCTTTGACCGAAGATGCTGAAAAGAACTGCCAAAAGCCAGATCCATGTGTACTGTTTTCCAGAACTAATCAGCTCTCTCTTCAAGAGCCTCAGAATGACTGTTGTGGCTCTTTAACACATCCCAATCAGAATAATATAGTCAGGATTCACAGAGTAACAGAATCATACCCAAATCTCAGAGAGGAGCACGTAGAGGAAGCAGAGAATGCTTTGAAGCAGCCACTCCAAGAAACCAGTAGCACTAACCCCCAAAATAGTAATGATCTTTTGAGTCCCACTTCTGAACAAGATCCCATTATTCCATCTTCATTAATGGATTCCAGGAGCAAGGACTCCAGTGCCATTTCTAACCATAATCTGTGCAGCATTGGGAAAGGAAGCACAGAAAATATAATAGAATCAATATCTAGACATGGTTGGCCATTTGTTGACCCAGAAGGAGAAACTGTGGACACTACTGAAGATGCACAGATGAATTCACACCTGCCTGATGCCAGGAGGACACCTGCCTCCATCAATAGTAGCATGCCCAAACCGGAACGTGACCGCTTTGTTCAAAATTGGATTAATAAATCGAACTCTGCAGTGCCTCCAGAAAGCTCCACTGGAGTATCTGAAATTGACCCGCAAGCAGAGACAACAGAAGACTGTGAATTTGCTAGTGAATGTGGAAAAAAGTCAGCAGGTCATCTTAGTGACGTCTGCATAGCAAGAGATCAACCACATCATAGCTCTGGGGCCACAAATTCTCCTTTGGGGGCAAAGAACCAGCCATTAGTCAACCAGTCCAGTGACTGTGCTACAACGGAAGAAGATGACGGTGAAAAGCTAAGGAACATGTTGAGCAGTAGTCACAGTTCAAGCTCCCCTCTGAAATCATGGTACAAAGCAGCCCACTTTTCTAGCAGTTTTTCTGAATCGGGGAGTCCTTCATTTTTGAACTCTAGCAGCAGCTCTTTTGTCTTTTTGGAGAGGGCCAAAGAAGAAACCCTACAGGCTCGCGTTCTCAGTGACGATGACTATGGCAGGCTTTTGTCTGGTGTAGACCATGCCTGGCTAATGGAAAGAATGAAGAATACAGGGCTCTTCAAGCCAAACCTCTTCGGTAAAGCGCACT CCGCCCTCCTTTTGAAATTCTCCAAGAAATCTGGGCTGTGGACTGCACAGGAAACTGCTGTATATATTGGGGACTACCTGAGCGTAGCAAAGAAAGGCAGACAAAGGAATGCTTTTTGGATACACTTTCTGCACCAAGAAGAAACTCTGGGAAG ATACGTTGGCAAAGAGTACAAAGATGAAAAGGAGCTTCTTCACCATTTCAGCGATGTGGAAAGACAAATGACTGCCCAGTACTACGTGACAGAATTCAACAAGAGGCTGTATGAGCAAAAAATCCCAACACAAATCTTCTACATCCCATCGGCGGTCCTCTTG GTACTAGAAGGCAAGTCTATACAAGGATGTGTGAGTGTGGAGCCTTATATTCTAGGAGAGTTTGTGAAGTTATCCAACAACACCAAAGTGGTAAAGCTGGAATACAAAGCCACAGAATATGGACTCGCTTATGGCCATTTCTGCTATGAGTTTTCCCAAGGCAGAGATGTGGTGGTTGATTTACAAG gTTGGGTGACTGGTAATGGGAAAGGCCTCATCTACCTGACTGACCCCCAGATCCATTCTCTCTCTCGGAAAGAGGCATCATGCCTGACAAACTTTGGGAAGAAAGGGATTTGCTATTTCTTCAACAATCAGCACACAGAATGCAATGAAATCTGCAGGCGCCTTTCATTGACTAGACCTTCAGTGGAGACTTTGAGAAAAGAGATTTCAAGTCACTTTTGA